From Brassica oleracea var. oleracea cultivar TO1000 chromosome C3, BOL, whole genome shotgun sequence, a single genomic window includes:
- the LOC106329178 gene encoding pentatricopeptide repeat-containing protein At3g13160, mitochondrial-like has product MSFLSRLLLRSTNSFNTTTTTNIRFSSAVAATSQRTPSLITLVNDENDPKHITEKFKKACQTEWFRKNKPVYERTVRRLAAAKKFEWVEEILEEQNKYPNMSKEGFVARIINLYGRAGMFENAQKVFDEMPQRNCKRSVLSFNALLNACVNSKKFDLVEGIFNELPAKLSIVPDIASYNTLIKGLCGNGSLSEAVSLIDEIENKGLKPDHFSYNLLLHESYTKGHFDQGEELWSRMVEKDVARDIRSYNARLLGLALEMKSEEMVSLFEELKGNGIKPDVFTFTALVRGCAGEGKVDEAKMWYRELEKNGFRPMKLIFSSLLPAMCKAGDLESAFELCKEIFTKRLLVDGDIMQEVVDELVKGSKREEAEEIVELAEKNEYLQFKLRFSSEE; this is encoded by the coding sequence ATGTCGTTTCTTTCTCGCCTTCTCCTCCGTAGCACTAACAGCTTCAACACCACCACCACCACGAACATCCGCTTTTCCTCCGCCGTCGCCGCAACCTCGCAACGAACACCGTCCCTCATCACCCTCGTGAACGACGAAAACGACCCAAAACACATCACAGAGAAGTTCAAAAAGGCTTGCCAAACCGAATGGTTCCGCAAAAACAAACCCGTCTACGAGAGAACCGTCCGCCGCCTCGCCGCCGCCAAGAAATTCGAATGGGTCGAGGAGATCCTGGAGGAGCAGAACAAGTACCCGAACATGTCAAAGGAAGGATTCGTCGCGAGAATCATCAACCTCTACGGCCGCGCCGGTATGTTCGAGAACGCGCAGAAGGTGTTCGACGAAATGCCTCAGAGAAATTGCAAAAGATCAGTATTGTCTTTCAACGCTTTGCTGAACGCGTGTGTGAACTCCAAGAAGTTTGATTTGGTTGAAGGGATCTTCAATGAGTTGCCAGCTAAGCTCTCGATCGTGCCGGACATTGCTTCTTACAATACCTTGATCAAAGGGTTGTGTGGAAACGGTTCTTTGTCCGAAGCTGTTTCGTTGATTGATGAGATTGAGAACAAGGGTTTGAAGCCTGATCATTTCAGCTACAACTTGCTGTTACATGAGTCTTATACAAAGGGGCATTTTGATCAGGGGGAAGAGCTATGGAGTAGAATGGTTGAGAAGGATGTTGCTAGAGATATACGTAGTTACAATGCTCGGTTGTTAGGATTAGCTTTGGAGATGAAGTCGGAAGAGATGGTTAGTCTATTTGAGGAACTTAAGGGTAATGGGATCAAGCCTGATGTGTTCACATTCACTGCCTTGGTTAGAGGATGTGCAGGTGAAGGCAAAGTTGATGAAGCCAAGATGTGGTACAGGGAGTTAGAGAAGAACGGTTTTCGACCGATGAAATTGATTTTTTCGTCTTTGCTTCCTGCAATGTGTAAGGCTGGGGATTTAGAGTCAGCTTTTGAGCTCTGTAAAGAGATATTCACTAAGCGTCTACTTGTGGATGGGGACATCATGCAAGAGGTGGTTGATGAGTTGGTGAAAGGGTCAAAGCGAGAAGAAGCTGAGGAGATTGTTGAACTTGCGGAGAAGAATGAGTATTTACAGTTCAAGCTACGTTTCTCTTCTGAAGAGTAA